In Pirellulales bacterium, the sequence TGTGAATGATGTTGTCCGATCCGCCCGCGGCCAATTGCTGCGGTCCGCAGAATGTCAGGCTAGCGATCTTCGAACCGAGCTTATTGAATTCGAGCGTCATCTGGCCCCGCGGCATGCTCCACACGCGAACTGCAAGATCGTCGCCGCCGGTTGCCACCTGGCTCCCGGAGGGAGCAAACGCAATCGCACGGACTCGGCGGTTGGAAACCAGAAACGTGCCCAGCACTTGATCGTCGGCCGTATTCCACAGCCGCAAATGGCCGTTCCGCCCCGCGGCCGCAAACATGCTGCCATCGGCGGCCACTGCCATTGACCGCACATCCGTCGCCGGACAATCCAGGCTGGTGGTCAGCCGCAAGCTCGCGGCATCGTAGCGCCGCAATTTGCTTTCGAAGCCGACGGCCATTAACGATTTGCCATCATTGCTAAATGCAAGCGATGCGATTCCGAGATTTTGCTGCGGTCCGGTGGCAAGCAACAGGCCATTCGTCGTGTTCCAGAGGCGGATTTGGCCGTCGTCGCCCGCGGAGGCCAGCGTATGGCCGTCGGGACTGAATTTCAGCGAACGAATCCAGTCGGTATGGCCATGAAGTAAGAAAACTTCTCTCGCTTCCGTGAGGTTCCAGATCCGCACGACATGATCGTCGCCGCCGGCGGCCAACAGCCGACCGTCGGGGCTGATGGCCAGCGCCGTAATCACCGGCGGGCGTCCGTCGGGAGCATCTGCCTTCGGATGGATAACGCGCGTCGGCGTGTCGACCGCCGCGGCTGCCGCGCCCTCGGCCGCGCACCGACGGGGCGACGACGCGGCCAATAGCAGCGCCGCGCCGGCGACGAGCGCGGTCGAAAATCGGCTGGATGCAAAATTGCAAAGCTTCATGGAATATCCCATGCCGTTGGGTCAACAGTTTTTTCGACCACCACCAGAACCGGGAACAAAACACCGCGCGAACGACCATGCGTGGAATGATCCGATCGTATGCACAGGAATCTGCCACGCCGGTTCTTCCGTTTGTATCGGACGAAATGCGTCCGACTCCGCAATCGTTGCTCAGAAGTAAGAAAACTTCACCCGCCTGGGCAGAATGGGGAAGCTGCTAGCGCTGGTTCGGTGGAATTTTGGTGGCGGGTTTGCTTCATGATTGCCATGATTGGTGGTTGGAAACGGCTCGCCACCCATTACCATCGCACCAGTCGCTCGGCGGAACCGGTGCTCGGGCGGGCGGTTGGGCGCATTGCTCGTCGGCGCTTTGTTGGTCGTGGTGCTGTTTGCGGTCGTCCCGCTCGCCGCCGCAATCGTGAAGGCGATTGGCCGAGCGATCCGCAATTGGCGCCCGCTGTGGCAAAGGTCCGTGCCTCCCGGCCAATCGAACAGGCAAGCACAATCGCCCTCGGCGGCACGGCGAAAGTGGTCGTCGCAAAAGATGTTGGGGGGCGATCCCCGGCGTCGCCGCAATTATGATACGACGTCACGGCAACGCGGCGATCGGCCGCACACGATTCGTGCAGTGCGGGCGGTCGAGTCGCTCGTTGAAAGAATACCTTTGAGGTGAATGCCGATGGAGAACGTTTGCGTCCGGCGAATTGTCGGCTTGATTGTTGTGTTGGCGGCCTGTGCAAGTTTCAAGCGAACCGCCGAGGCTGCCGACGATTCCCATATGAACGACTGGGTGGCGGCGGCGTTCGGAGCGCGGCTGGCGACACCCTTAAGCGTAGCCACCCCGACGCTGACGGTCCGGCGGCACGACTACGCCAGACTCCATGCCAATGAGTCGATTCTCGGTACTCCTTTGAAGATCGGCCGGGAAGTTTTCGCCAGCGGACTCGGCACACACGCCGGCAGTGAACTGGCTATCGGTCTGCCGGCCGGAGCAAAGTCGTTCGCCGCCCGCGTGGGCATCGACAACAACTCCGATACGCAAGGCCGGCTCGGATCGGTCGTTTTCAAAGTCGGCGTCGATGGCAAGGAGCTTTTTCACTCTGCGGTGTGCCACGGTGGCGAGGCGGCA encodes:
- a CDS encoding WD40 repeat domain-containing protein — protein: MKLCNFASSRFSTALVAGAALLLAASSPRRCAAEGAAAAAVDTPTRVIHPKADAPDGRPPVITALAISPDGRLLAAGGDDHVVRIWNLTEAREVFLLHGHTDWIRSLKFSPDGHTLASAGDDGQIRLWNTTNGLLLATGPQQNLGIASLAFSNDGKSLMAVGFESKLRRYDAASLRLTTSLDCPATDVRSMAVAADGSMFAAAGRNGHLRLWNTADDQVLGTFLVSNRRVRAIAFAPSGSQVATGGDDLAVRVWSMPRGQMTLEFNKLGSKIASLTFCGPQQLAAGGSDNIIHIWDLAAKQETHRLVGHTGTVAALAVDPTQHVLVSGSFDATIAIWTLP